A segment of the Lolium perenne isolate Kyuss_39 chromosome 3, Kyuss_2.0, whole genome shotgun sequence genome:
ggtatcatgcaaagtctcatttattagtttgtagactcattttatcttggggtgtgtgatattatggtaacatagctagttaccacctccatctctttcttcatttattgctatgccatgtcaccaaaacaccttaaagtgtgtgatgttactacctaagttactcccactatgagtagtcttagcAGAGTATTGTCATTGTGGGGGCTGGTCTGCAGCTTTCGGTGTATCCTTTTGTTATCCGCACTTATAGTATTTGCTTCCAGTACTAGGGCAGTGGTGAGGTGGATCAGCAGATCTTTGACTCGAATCTACGTTTGAATTTCTGTTGTGCCGTTCTTGTACGTCTCCTAGCTCATCCATGATTGTCCAGGCTTTGTTGATTGGTGCTTCGTTTTCTACCGAACCTATCTTAGGTTGAATTCGATCGAGAGCAGCTATTTTACAGGTGGAGGAAATACGGCCGCGCTGCTCCTTTCGTTTACAGTTTGTTTTGCACGAGGCGGCAGTCCGGATCGGAGAGAAGCACCGGCGGTACTCTTGTCGGAATTCTAGTGCCGGTGACTCAGCGTCTTTGCGATCCTCCGTCGACGCGGCCGGCACGGGGGCGCGGCACGTCGGCAAACGGGCACTCCGGCCGGGCCGGAGACCGGCGGGCGACGCGGGCGTCGCTTTCGTCCCAGTGGGCGGCAgcgcccaccaccaccaccgatggAGCGGCGCGATATCCATCCACAGGATGGAAGATTCCGGCTAGCTCGCCGGGGGACTGGACGGGACGGCCCACGTCAAGTTTTTGGTCTCCGTGTCGTCGAAAACCCTGTCCCCATCAGCATCAGGGCGTGCGTGCGAATCCCGAGACGCAATGAACCGCCACCACTATATATACGGACGCATCAGACGGCGCCAGGATTCAGAGCATTTCCGCCAGACGCAAACTAGAGCGAGAGGCGCGCGCACCTCCTGCCTGCGTGGCCGCTTGCCGTCTTCCTCTCTTCTGCTCCACCTCTCTCGCTCCACTACTTAGCTGCCGGTTGCTCTCTTCTCTGCTCTCGACATCTGCTGCTACTTTGCTTAGCCAGAGGCCCAGGAGTTCTGCTGATCCTGTCTTCTTCTAGCTGGTGCGTTTCTCAATTCCCTCCCCTGCCCTGCCTGCCTGGGCTATGCACTTACATTTCTCCGTTTGATCGCCGGTTAAGTTTTGCAGTAATGTCATCTCACTTGTACTATATGAGAAGTAGCAGAAAAAATCGATGTAGGGATTACTACGATTGAGCTTCAGCAATTTTCTAACCTGAACATTCATGCTTGGTGCATATTCATATCATGTACTTCTTGGCTTCTTGGGTAGTGTTATTTGCTTTTCTTCGGTAGTTGTAGCTACTAGCCACACCCACATAACATATTGTTGATTGGGTAGATTATCTATTCTGACCAAAACAATAGAGAAATGTTGCTGGTAGGGACATTAGGCAGGGGAATCAGCGTTCCATACGTATGGTTCATGTAACTGACAGCGACGTATTTGTGTTCATCAGTACTGCACAAAACATAGGTTAGCTATATGCCAAGAGGATGCATGCAGAAAGCGTGGAACTTAATGTAGCAGAACCCATTTGCAGATCATGTAGTCGAGTCTCACCCAGAACCCTGCACCCTTCGATCTTATGTGGTCGGCAGTGATGAGTGATCCCCTGTTTTTGAACTGCATGCGCCAGAACTTGCATTTCACCATCATGTGACGCAATACTAGACAACGGGCCATATGCTATTTTTCGTTTTTTGAACGGAGGCCATTGCCATATATGCGAGCTAGGGACAAGGATAATGAGGACATTTTGTTCTGCTCCAAGAATTTGTGGAATCGTTCCGTGTGCCCACTTGCTGAATGAGTCAAATTCTGACATGAAGTATGAACACAAACAAGATCCTACCCTAGTTATCCGAGACGCTGGGAAAAGATTTTCGAATATTACATGTAGCAGCTAAAATATCTGCTTAGGTTTCTGTATAAGTCTGCGGTGCTTACCAACTTAGAAAGGAACTTTGAGTACATCATCTGCTTCTGATGAAGTAGAAATACGGAACCTTCTTATCTTGAGGTACATCAAAACCATCAGCACCACCCATTTCTTTTGGGAAGGACGTACGGTGAACTAGTCGGAGAAATTCATTTGTAGTAGTCACAAACTTGTCCTGGTTAGAACGAGAAGGCTGATATTTGCTAGTAGCCTGGGCCAGCAAGAACTATCTCTTTTATAGCTTGGTCCCAATGATTATTCAGTAGTAGGCTTCCGTACAATGATTTGTCTTCGAGTCTTTTTCACACTTCAATTTCCATCAGCTATAATCAAACATGACTGTGGTGGAAGTCAACTTCACACTGACATTCGTTTCTGAAATTTGAACATAGTCCACTTTTGTGGAAATATCTTGGTATTTATATTTTCATCAGATCCAGTGTGCCCAAACTAATTTTAGGTGCCCTTATTTTCAGGTACGCAGTATGTCGACCTCACAGTTTCAGATATATTTCTGGTGCTTTCTCCTATTTGCCAATGTTGGTATATCCACATCCTTACCTCTggaaagagatgcactcctcgACGTCAAAAGTCATCTACATGATCCAGAAAATTACCTAAGCAACTGGGATCAATCTCACCCAGCGTGTGAATTTTACGGTGTAACGTGTGATAAAATTTCTGGTGAGGTCACTGGAGTATCACTCTCAAATGCCTCACTATCAGGCACAATATCACCATCATTTTCTATTCTCCGCCAATTAAATACTTTGGACCTCAGTGCAAATTCCCTCACAGGCACTATTCCTGGTACACTGACTAACTGCACAAATTTGCAAGTTCTTAATTTGTCAGTGAACAGTTTGGCAGGCCAATTGCCCAATCTTTCATCATTGTTCAAACTAAAAGTTCTTGATTTATCAACAAATAATTTTTCTGGTGCCTTCCCTATATGGATCAGCAAAATATCAGGCTTAACTGAACTAGGCCTAGGAGAGAACAATTTCGATGAAGATTATGTTCCTGAAAGTATTGGACTCCTGAAGAACCTGACATGGCTATTTTTGGGGCAATGCAACCTTAGAGGAGAGATACCAGCTTCAGTCTTTGACTTGGATTCACTTGGGACTCTGGACTTCTCACGCAATCAAATGACCGGTGTGTTCCCGAAGGCAATATCCAACTTGCGCAACCTGTGGAAGATTGAGCTCTACCAAAACAATCTGACTGGTGAAATTCCTCCTGAGCTTGCACAGCTGACTTTGTTATCTGAATTTGATGTGTCCCAGAATCAACTTAGTGGTGTACTGCCCAAGGAAATCGTTAGACTGAAGAAGCTTAAGGTCTTCCATATATACAGGAACAACTTCCATGGTGAGCTCCCTGAAGGACTTGGGGACTTGCAGTTTCTTGAGTCATTTTCAACCTATGAAAATCAGTTCTCAGGAAAGTTCCCTGCCAACCTGGGCCGGTTCTCACCACTCAATGCAATTGACATATCAGAGAACTATTTTTCTGGTGAGTTTCCGAAGTTCATGTGCCAAAACAACAATCTGCAGTTCTTGCTGGCTTTGAGCAACAACTTCTCAGGTGAATTTCCCAGCTCTTACACTTCTTGCAAGACACTAGAGAGGTTTAGAGTAAGTCAAAATCAGTTCAGTGGGAACATTCCTCATGGTATGTGGGGATTGCCTAATGCTGTGATAATTGATGTTGCTGACAATGGATTTGTTGGAGGTATATCTTCTGATATAGGCATTTCAGCCACTCTAAATCAGTTGCTTGTTCAGAACAACAACTTATCCAGTAAACTTCCAATTGAGTTGGGAAATCTCTCTCAGCTGCAGAAGCTAGATGCTTCCAACAACAGATTCTCTGGCCAAATCCCTGCACAGATTGGTAATCTGAAGCAACTTTCATACCTGAATTTGGAGCACAATGCACTGGAAGAGTCAATACCAGCAGAACTTGGTCTCTGCAACAGCCTAATTGACCTTAATCTTGCAGAGAATTCTTTGTCTGGCAAAATTGCAGACACACTTGGCTCCCTTTTGGTGCTGAATTCACTCAACCTATCTCATAACATAATCTCTGGTGAAATCCCTGGAGGACTGCAGTCGTTGAAGCTAAGTTATGTTGATTTCTCTCACAACAATTTGTCTGGACCAATCTCTCCACAGTTCTTGATGGTAGCTGGAGATGATGCATTTTCTGAAAATTCTGACCTTTGTGTCAACGACACTTCAGAAGGTTGGCGGCAATCTGCCACCAGTTTACCTTCTTGCCAATGGACCGAAAACCATCATAACTTCTCACGGAGACGGCTTTTTGCTGTGCTGATCATGGTGTCATCTTTGGTTGTTCTCTTATCTTCATTGGCATGTCTGAGATATGAAAATAACAGGCTTGAGGTTTTCAATAGAAAGCAAGACACCGAGAGTGGTGATGACAGTGTCTCAAAGTGGGTTGTCCAGTCCTTCCATCCCCCAGAAGTCATTCCATCAGCTGCTTTGCCAGTTCCTAGGGTTGCATAGCTCCTTGTAAGTTCTAGACATTGTCACTTACATTGACTTGTCTTTACATATTTGCAGTTAATAATGTCGTAACGACTTAACAGTTAGTCCTCTGTATGAGTAATGTAGAAAATATTCTTTTCAGGGCTACTCAGCTAATCTAGCATTCATCTTAACCTGTCCTGGTAAATAACAGTGCCAAATGAAAGATGAACTAATTACTGAATTTGGATTATCAAAACAGTATGGTTTATATAGAGTAGTATTTGTCACTTGATATGAGTTTTTTTTTGCGAGTAGATATCAGTTTCTGTTAATGGATGCAGTTTGCCTTTTGGGTATATAATTTTCTTCCACATTTTTGGTATCAATTAGTATTAAAGTTGACCTATTCATATACATATTTGATTGATAAACTTGGCGAGTGATGCATCAGCATTACGTATTCTTTATGCAGTAACTCCCGGATGTCTTGTGCGTATTTATGAAAATTATATAGTTGTCAGATGCATATATATTAAAGATACAAGTCTGAAGATTTGAGTCTTACATCAGCTTATATCTGAAATGCAGGGCAACAGAGAAGAGCAGTGTTAACAGCCTTGTGTTGTATTGCTAGAGTTGTTTACTGGGCGTAGCTCAGACAGACCAGCAGTTTAACATTGAACTGGATATTGTGTCCTGGGTACCATCGCATTTTGGTGGAAAAAAAATACTTCAGCTGTTCTTGTTCCAAAAGTTAGCTACTATGTATCAGAAGACATGATAAAAGATCTCGAACAATGCCCTTGTGTGCACTACTCAAGTGCCTTCTGGGCGAGAAGTGTGGAAATGCTTATCGACATTGTCACTACTACGGTAACATGGAGGGCAAAGAACAAGAATAATAAGTAGGGGCAGGTAACCTTTTCTTTGTAAGATGCCACCATCAACAAGAAAGGACCTTTATGCGCCAGATAGAAACACCCTGGAGCAGCCGATTAGGACCTTAGAATGTCTTACTAGTGAGCATGAAGCCAGTATACACTGTTAATATAATTTGAAGGTGTAGTAGCCTCTCATAGCTTGTCCATATAGGTCATGTGCCATGCAGTTTCTGTATAAACTCAGTCCTGTACCTTGCACTTTCCGAATTAATGTTATGAGCATCATTATGATATGATGTAATGAACTGCAGTGAAAGGTCATGAAAGTTAGCAGTCTTGACACTCTGAATGAGCTCACATTTTTAGCCAAAGAGGAACATGCCATTGTATAATTCTGACATAATTGTGATGATCATTCAATAACACTCTTTTCTGTTTCATGTTAGTCATTCTTCAGAGTTTATTTAGAGAGGACTAGAAACAACCCAATGGGTCATTATAGACGATCTAACTATAAGAAACTCGTCTTTGTGGAAC
Coding sequences within it:
- the LOC127345208 gene encoding uncharacterized protein encodes the protein MSTSQFQIYFWCFLLFANVGISTSLPLERDALLDVKSHLHDPENYLSNWDQSHPACEFYGVTCDKISGEVTGVSLSNASLSGTISPSFSILRQLNTLDLSANSLTGTIPGTLTNCTNLQVLNLSVNSLAGQLPNLSSLFKLKVLDLSTNNFSGAFPIWISKISGLTELGLGENNFDEDYVPESIGLLKNLTWLFLGQCNLRGEIPASVFDLDSLGTLDFSRNQMTGVFPKAISNLRNLWKIELYQNNLTGEIPPELAQLTLLSEFDVSQNQLSGVLPKEIVRLKKLKVFHIYRNNFHGELPEGLGDLQFLESFSTYENQFSGKFPANLGRFSPLNAIDISENYFSGEFPKFMCQNNNLQFLLALSNNFSGEFPSSYTSCKTLERFRVSQNQFSGNIPHGMWGLPNAVIIDVADNGFVGGISSDIGISATLNQLLVQNNNLSSKLPIELGNLSQLQKLDASNNRFSGQIPAQIGNLKQLSYLNLEHNALEESIPAELGLCNSLIDLNLAENSLSGKIADTLGSLLVLNSLNLSHNIISGEIPGGLQSLKLSYVDFSHNNLSGPISPQFLMVAGDDAFSENSDLCVNDTSEGWRQSATSLPSCQWTENHHNFSRRRLFAVLIMVSSLVVLLSSLACLRYENNRLEVFNRKQDTESGDDSVSKWVVQSFHPPEVIPSAALPVPRVA